A genomic segment from Aegilops tauschii subsp. strangulata cultivar AL8/78 chromosome 1, Aet v6.0, whole genome shotgun sequence encodes:
- the LOC109766401 gene encoding heavy metal-associated isoprenylated plant protein 39, whose product MSKKIVVKLEVNSGKDKQKAMKAVSALVGIDALSVDMAARKMTVIGMVDPVDVVSKLRKAWSASIDSVGPAKEPEKEGEKKDGDGKKDGADAKKEGEGEKKDGDGKDGAKKDDGEAKPPQPTEEQLMAELMNQYRSAYSAYHNPYMNSHYVVQSMEENPNSCAIC is encoded by the exons ATGTCGAAG AAAATTGTGGTGAAGCTGGAGGTGAACAGCGGCAAGGATAAGCAGAAGGCCATGAAGGCCGTGTCGGCGCTCGTCG GCATAGACGCGCTGTCCGTGGACATGGCCGCCCGCAAGATGACGGTGATCGGCATGGTGGACCCGGTGGACGTGGTGAGCAAGCTGCGCAAGGCGTGGTCGGCGTCCATCGACTCGGTCGGCCCGGCCAAGGAGCCCGAGAAGGAGGGCGAGAAGAAGGACGGGGACGGCAAGAAAGACGGCGCCGACGCCAAGAAGGAAGGCGAGGGGGAGAAGAAGGACGGCGACGGCAAGGACGGGGCCAAgaaggacgacggcgaggcgaaGCCGCCGCAGCCGACGGAGGAGCAGCTCATGGCCGAGCTCATGAACCAGTACAGATCGGCCTATTCGGCTTACCACAACCCCTACATGAACAGCCACTACGTGGTGCAGAGCATGGAGGAGAACCCCAACTCCTGCGCCATCTGCTAA